In the Topomyia yanbarensis strain Yona2022 chromosome 3, ASM3024719v1, whole genome shotgun sequence genome, one interval contains:
- the LOC131688362 gene encoding uncharacterized protein K02A2.6-like, whose product MKQGATERLAHFVLRLRQQLVDCGLEKYSSEVKQVMEETMLIDVIVEGCTSSELRRRILERDQSLSEIEVLGELLRIQEKELNNVNQRTESNTMEVHKVQEQGRGKMLRKQSRFLKRFGSTDSNEASKANSRMCFACGRYGHISNTPSCPAKGQICHKCQRPNHFAKFCRQRKHSTVEMSSKIRAVSDVTDTNSEKEEPADCSGKDYYTFYTGNTTNIITCQIEGIDTEIFIDSGSDANLVTVTTWNYLKEKRVDVQQCVKGSTNILKAYGSDIPLEILGIFKAVVNVGNEVNQVKEKDNGNLPFSKLVDMLVHIKMHPAITPCFQPLRRIPIPMESAVNQKLDELLKRDIIEAKKGPVTWVSPLVVAKKTNGDIRLCVDLRRVNQAVVRGRHLMPIIEDILMRIGKGKIWTVLDIKDAFFLLELDVETRDVMTFITHRGLYCFKRLPFGLVSAPEIFQRARDEILADCEGCYWYLDDVVIEGSTDEEHDARLNKPFDETEELLVHEIVTTAVNAIALKWEDIKRASRDDEQINDIFDALETGCSDDLPLVFKSTFKELCRVDDVLLRGDRIVIPEILQGRVVQLAHEGD is encoded by the exons ATGAAGCAAGGTGCTACCGAGCGTTTAGCGCATTTTGTCCTACGTTTGCGACAGCAGTTAGTGGACTGTGGTTTGGAGAAATACTCCAGTGAGGTGAAACAGGTAATGGAAGAAACCATGTTAATTGATGTAATCGTAGAAGGTTGTACATCTTCGGAACTTCGCCGGAGAATATTAGAGCGTGATCAGTCCCTCTCTGAGATAGAGGTTTTAGGAGAATTACTGCGAATCCAAGAGAAAGAGCTGAATAACGTAAACCAGCGAACGGAGAGCAACACGATGGAAGTTCATAAGGTTCAAGAGCAGGGCAGAGGTAAAATGCTCCGCAAGCAGAGTCGTTTCCTCAAACGATTTGGCTCTACTGATTCGAACGAGGCTAGCAAAGCGAACAGCAGGATGTGTTTTGCTTGTGGACGATACGGACATATTTCCAATACTCCTTCATGCCCGGCAAAAGGGCAAATTTGCCACAAGTGCCAGAGACCAAACCATTTTGCAAAGTTTTGCCGGCAGCGTAAACATTCTACTGTTGAGATGTCTAGTAAAATCCGAGCTGTGAGCGATGTCACCGACACAAATTCCGAAAAGGAGGAGCCGGCCGATTGTTCAGGAAAAGACTACTACACTTTTTATACTGGAAACACTACAAACATAATAACCTGTCAGATAGAAGGCATTGATACGGAAATCTTCATCGATTCAGGATCGGATGCAAATCTTGTCACTGTTACAACATGGAATTATCTCAAAGAGAAAAGAGTCGATGTTCAACAATGTGTAAAAGGAAGCACCAACATATTGAAGGCGTACGGGAGTGATATACCATTGGAAATTTTGGGTATTTTCAAGGCTGTCGTCAAT GTTGGCAATGAAGTGAATCAGGTGAAGGAAAAGGATAATGGGAATCTACCGTTTTCTAAATTAGTTGATATGCTAGTGCACATCAAAATGCATCCAGCGATCACGCCCTGTTTTCAACCTTTGCGTCGTATTCCCATTCCTATGGAATCTGCTGTTAATCAGAAGCTAGACGAGTTGCTGAAGAGGGACATTATCGAAGCGAAGAAAGGACCTGTTACGTGGGTATCACCGCTGGTGGTGGCCAAGAAAACAAACGGTGATATACGTCTCTGTGTAGATTTGCGACGCGTAAACCAAGCGGTGGTCAGAGGTCGACACCTGATGCCAATAATTGAAGACATATTAATGAGAATTGGGAAGGGTAAAATCTGGACTGTCTTGGATATTAAAGATGCATTCTTTCTGCTGGAGCTAGATGTTGAAACGCGAGACGTAATGACTTTCATTACTCATAGAGGGTTATACTGCTTTAAGCGCCTGCCCTTTGGATTGGTTTCAGCGCCCGAGATTTTTCAGCGGGCAAGGGACGAAATTCTCGCCGATTGTGAGGGTTGTTACTGGTACCTTGATGACGTGGTGATCGAGGGAAGCACCGATGAGGAACATGATGCTCGTTTGAACAAG CCGTTCGATGAAACCGAGGAGCTATTGGTACACGAGATTGTAACAACTGCTGTTAACGCGATTGCGCTGAAGTGGGAGGATATTAAAAGAGCCAGTCGAGACGACGAACAGATCAATGATATATTTGATGCCCTCGAAACTGGATGTAGCGATGATTTACCGTTAGTTTTCAAATCCACATTTAAGGAATTGTGTAGGGTAGACGATGTTTTACTCAGAGGTGATCGCATCGTTATACCGGAAATACTACAAGGTCGAGTAGTTCAGTTGGCACATGAAGGGGATTAG